The segment TACCAACTGGCCGACCTGATTGTACACGTTGATGTATTCAATATTGGCAGGCGGATCATAATACTGCAATGAAAACTTTTCACGGAAAGGGTTGGGTGTGATCATGACGCCCTTTGCTTTGAGGTTAGGGTTTACATCACGCACCACAATGTTAATATCGTCAATGTAAAGATTGTTCTCGTAGTTGGTGGTATTGCGGAATACAACCTGCATATATGGAGCAGTTGCACCGGAGAAATCGCCAAGGAAAACACTGTCTCTCCGCCATTCATTTGCATCAGGTACAAACGCCTCTTCAATAGCAATATTGCCCGTGGTGATCAGATCACGTCCCCATTTTTTATAAACAGAACGAAGTGTTTGTCCGCAATTATCTGTCACAAATATTTCCAATGTATCTGTTGGCACATCTGTCTGGAATGGATTGGTGAACATTGCTGCAGCTATCTGGAAGGTAAGAAAGGCCGAATCTTTTCCTCTCACTTCAAGAAGTGGCGAATGCATAAAATCCTGGTTACCGTTTACATCGTAATCAAAGTTGTTGATATACATCGAAGCGCTGCCCGTTTTAGCGGCGGCAGTTGTGCGTTCCCATGTAATGCTGTTATCCGGGTTCATGCGTTGCCATAAAGAAGGAGGGAAGGTTGTTGATTCAAATCCTTCTGCTAATGGTAATGTGCCAATAGGGAATACAACTCCATCAATACGTCCCGTATCATTTGTTAAGCGTTGATCGGCATTCCCATTTGGGTTTGATGTGTACACAATCAAATTAGCATTGGTGCCGGGGCTTAAAGTCATTGGGTTCAACGTAACATCAACGGAAGCAAGTGATACGAGATTACCTGTCCAGTTTGTAACAACAGGTGTGCCGGTCCCGAATTTTGCAGTGATCGTAAGGTTAGTGATATTATCAGTTCCTGCATTACGGATGGTTACAACAGGTCGGTATGTATTGTTACATGCGTAAACGAAATTGATGCCATTGGTACAAGGCCCAAGTGCAGCATCAATAAACTTTACAAATTTTGCATCACGGTTAAATGTTGTTACAGGTGTGCATCCGTTTGAAGTGGCCAATGATTGCATCCATGGCACTGTTGCAAGTGTTGCTTCCATACGCAACTGTTGCTGCGTGGTGTACATCACCATTGCACGGTCATCCACATAATCCATGTAGTTCATCCACATGATGCCGGGAGCTGTTGTTTGGCAGGCGTCAACGATCACACTATCTGCGGCAGGTGCACCAAATGTGCAGTCAAATTGTGAAGGGGTATCAGCAATACCGTCATCATCGGTGCAGCTTTGTGCACCGTCGCAATTGTTGGGGCCCCAGATATGTTCAAGATCAAAGAAGTGGCCAATTTCATGTGTGGCAGTACGGCCCTGGTTGTAAGGAGCAACTGCTGTTCCGTTTTTGCCGAATGCCTGGTAATTGTTTACAAAGCCACGTTCGTTTAACGGCACATCGGGTAAGGGTAATGAAGCGTAATATGCATAACCTAAAAAGCCGTCGGGCATTTCACACACCCAGATGTTTAAATATTTTGAAGCATCCCATGCATCGCTGCCGCCTTCACATGTAAATTTCACAGGATCTCCTTCTCCGGGTTCAGATAAAATTGTAGATGCAACACGTACGATACCATTTGTTGCTTCGCCCTGCGGATCTCTTTTTGCTAAACAAAAACGGAGATTGCCTTTGCCATAGCGTGATTTGAATGCTGCAGGTA is part of the Lacibacter sediminis genome and harbors:
- a CDS encoding M43 family zinc metalloprotease, which codes for MKLIKPVLFLLLISTCCLHTSAQKQKTTATKRTNSFQRCGTQTLFDEAVKKDPRLKTRMMNKRQTVVARYDQLNQFNQLLRTNAIITIPVVVHVILANPSLVTDAQIQSQIDVLNADYAGLNADSIRIPAAFKSRYGKGNLRFCLAKRDPQGEATNGIVRVASTILSEPGEGDPVKFTCEGGSDAWDASKYLNIWVCEMPDGFLGYAYYASLPLPDVPLNERGFVNNYQAFGKNGTAVAPYNQGRTATHEIGHFFDLEHIWGPNNCDGAQSCTDDDGIADTPSQFDCTFGAPAADSVIVDACQTTAPGIMWMNYMDYVDDRAMVMYTTQQQLRMEATLATVPWMQSLATSNGCTPVTTFNRDAKFVKFIDAALGPCTNGINFVYACNNTYRPVVTIRNAGTDNITNLTITAKFGTGTPVVTNWTGNLVSLASVDVTLNPMTLSPGTNANLIVYTSNPNGNADQRLTNDTGRIDGVVFPIGTLPLAEGFESTTFPPSLWQRMNPDNSITWERTTAAAKTGSASMYINNFDYDVNGNQDFMHSPLLEVRGKDSAFLTFQIAAAMFTNPFQTDVPTDTLEIFVTDNCGQTLRSVYKKWGRDLITTGNIAIEEAFVPDANEWRRDSVFLGDFSGATAPYMQVVFRNTTNYENNLYIDDINIVVRDVNPNLKAKGVMITPNPFREKFSLQYYDPPANIEYINVYNQVGQLVWQKRIALGRPGSIPTPGYQEIDLGSMSSGIYTVQIVYRSRNTDIFRVIKVNN